The Apium graveolens cultivar Ventura chromosome 11, ASM990537v1, whole genome shotgun sequence genome has a window encoding:
- the LOC141697563 gene encoding nudix hydrolase 8-like isoform X1 produces the protein MELKLCVSKSLSRPFFNSSHIASQKLSPHLCSCKGNFTRAAYLSTSGNTMNAVSNDKVMVDTYSFQMNGNNGASPTIYFSKRVLDYLDDEYGGVVINPENLPSNPSVFASVLRSSLSRWMLQGKKGVWLKLPLEKSELVPIAVKEGFQYHHAEREYLMMTYWIPEGPSMLPDNASHQVGVGSFVINERNEVLVVQEKHTAPALTGLWKLPTGFIQESEEIFTGAVREVKEETGIDTEFVEVVAFRHAQNVAFQKSDLFFVCMLRPLSNQIIIDDIEVQAAKWMPLDEFREQPLIQSDNMFKKIIDICIARLGKKYCGLNVHPVVSKFDGKMSSLYYNIVDTSDSNCQTTSL, from the exons ATGGAGTTGAAACTGTGTGTTTCAAAATCTTTGTCTAGGCCTTTCTTCAACTCCAGTCACATAGCTAGTCAGAAACTCTCACCACACCTCTGTTCTTGCAAAG GTAACTTTACAAGGGCTGCTTATTTGAGCACTTCAGGGAATACTATGAATGCAGTTTCGAATGATAAAGTAATGGTGGACACTTATTCATTTCAAATGAATGGAAATAATGGAGCAAGCCCAACTATATATTTCAGTAAAAGAGTACTTGACTATCTAGATGATGAGTATGGTGGAGTTGtaattaatcccgaaaatttacCATCTAATCCAAGTGTTTTTGCTTCTGTGCTTCGTTCATCTCTTTCGCGGTGGATGTTGCAG GGAAAGAAAGGAGTTTGGCTTAAGCTCCCTCTAGAAAAATCTGAGCTTGTACCGATAGCAGTAAAG GAAGGATTTCAGTACCATCACGCAGAAAGAGAATATCTGATGATGACTTACTGGATTCCTGAAGGACCTAGCATGCTTCCTGATAATGCTTCTCATCAAGTTGGAGTTGGGAGTTTTGTGATTAACGAACGTAATGAG GTGCTTGTAGTGCAAGAGAAACACACAGCACCAGCACTTACTGGCCTGTGGAAATTACCTACTGGTTTCATTCAAGAG TCAGAGGAGATATTTACCGGAGCTGTAAGAGAAGTTAAGGAGGAAACTGGT ATTGACACTGAATTTGTGGAAGTTGTAGCTTTCAG GCATGCTCAAAATGTGGCCTTCCAAAAGTCAGATTTATTCTTTGTCTGCATGTTGAGACCGCTTTCAAATCAAATCATAATTGATGATATTGAAGTTCAAGCAGCCAAG TGGATGCCATTAGATGAGTTCAGAGAACAGCCACTTATCCAAAGTGACAACATGTTCAAAAAGATCATTGACATCTGCATTGCGCGTCTAGGAAAGAAATACTGTGGACTAAATGTTCATCCAGTAGTTTCTAAATTCGACGGGAAAATGTCTTCATTGTACTACAATATAGTCGACACTTCAGATTCCAACTGTCAGACCACATCACTCTGA
- the LOC141697563 gene encoding nudix hydrolase 8-like isoform X3: protein MELKLCVSKSLSRPFFNSSHIASQKLSPHLCSCKGNFTRAAYLSTSGNTMNAVSNDKVMVDTYSFQMNGNNGASPTIYFSKRVLDYLDDEYGGVVINPENLPSNPSVFASVLRSSLSRWMLQGKKGVWLKLPLEKSELVPIAVKEGFQYHHAEREYLMMTYWIPEGPSMLPDNASHQVGVGSFVINERNEVLVVQEKHTAPALTGLWKLPTGFIQESEEIFTGAVREVKEETGIDTEFVEVVAFRHAQNVAFQKSDLFFVCMLRPLSNQIIIDDIEVQAAKHFY from the exons ATGGAGTTGAAACTGTGTGTTTCAAAATCTTTGTCTAGGCCTTTCTTCAACTCCAGTCACATAGCTAGTCAGAAACTCTCACCACACCTCTGTTCTTGCAAAG GTAACTTTACAAGGGCTGCTTATTTGAGCACTTCAGGGAATACTATGAATGCAGTTTCGAATGATAAAGTAATGGTGGACACTTATTCATTTCAAATGAATGGAAATAATGGAGCAAGCCCAACTATATATTTCAGTAAAAGAGTACTTGACTATCTAGATGATGAGTATGGTGGAGTTGtaattaatcccgaaaatttacCATCTAATCCAAGTGTTTTTGCTTCTGTGCTTCGTTCATCTCTTTCGCGGTGGATGTTGCAG GGAAAGAAAGGAGTTTGGCTTAAGCTCCCTCTAGAAAAATCTGAGCTTGTACCGATAGCAGTAAAG GAAGGATTTCAGTACCATCACGCAGAAAGAGAATATCTGATGATGACTTACTGGATTCCTGAAGGACCTAGCATGCTTCCTGATAATGCTTCTCATCAAGTTGGAGTTGGGAGTTTTGTGATTAACGAACGTAATGAG GTGCTTGTAGTGCAAGAGAAACACACAGCACCAGCACTTACTGGCCTGTGGAAATTACCTACTGGTTTCATTCAAGAG TCAGAGGAGATATTTACCGGAGCTGTAAGAGAAGTTAAGGAGGAAACTGGT ATTGACACTGAATTTGTGGAAGTTGTAGCTTTCAG GCATGCTCAAAATGTGGCCTTCCAAAAGTCAGATTTATTCTTTGTCTGCATGTTGAGACCGCTTTCAAATCAAATCATAATTGATGATATTGAAGTTCAAGCAGCCAAG CATTTTTATTAA
- the LOC141697563 gene encoding nudix hydrolase 8-like isoform X2: MNAVSNDKVMVDTYSFQMNGNNGASPTIYFSKRVLDYLDDEYGGVVINPENLPSNPSVFASVLRSSLSRWMLQGKKGVWLKLPLEKSELVPIAVKEGFQYHHAEREYLMMTYWIPEGPSMLPDNASHQVGVGSFVINERNEVLVVQEKHTAPALTGLWKLPTGFIQESEEIFTGAVREVKEETGIDTEFVEVVAFRHAQNVAFQKSDLFFVCMLRPLSNQIIIDDIEVQAAKWMPLDEFREQPLIQSDNMFKKIIDICIARLGKKYCGLNVHPVVSKFDGKMSSLYYNIVDTSDSNCQTTSL; this comes from the exons ATGAATGCAGTTTCGAATGATAAAGTAATGGTGGACACTTATTCATTTCAAATGAATGGAAATAATGGAGCAAGCCCAACTATATATTTCAGTAAAAGAGTACTTGACTATCTAGATGATGAGTATGGTGGAGTTGtaattaatcccgaaaatttacCATCTAATCCAAGTGTTTTTGCTTCTGTGCTTCGTTCATCTCTTTCGCGGTGGATGTTGCAG GGAAAGAAAGGAGTTTGGCTTAAGCTCCCTCTAGAAAAATCTGAGCTTGTACCGATAGCAGTAAAG GAAGGATTTCAGTACCATCACGCAGAAAGAGAATATCTGATGATGACTTACTGGATTCCTGAAGGACCTAGCATGCTTCCTGATAATGCTTCTCATCAAGTTGGAGTTGGGAGTTTTGTGATTAACGAACGTAATGAG GTGCTTGTAGTGCAAGAGAAACACACAGCACCAGCACTTACTGGCCTGTGGAAATTACCTACTGGTTTCATTCAAGAG TCAGAGGAGATATTTACCGGAGCTGTAAGAGAAGTTAAGGAGGAAACTGGT ATTGACACTGAATTTGTGGAAGTTGTAGCTTTCAG GCATGCTCAAAATGTGGCCTTCCAAAAGTCAGATTTATTCTTTGTCTGCATGTTGAGACCGCTTTCAAATCAAATCATAATTGATGATATTGAAGTTCAAGCAGCCAAG TGGATGCCATTAGATGAGTTCAGAGAACAGCCACTTATCCAAAGTGACAACATGTTCAAAAAGATCATTGACATCTGCATTGCGCGTCTAGGAAAGAAATACTGTGGACTAAATGTTCATCCAGTAGTTTCTAAATTCGACGGGAAAATGTCTTCATTGTACTACAATATAGTCGACACTTCAGATTCCAACTGTCAGACCACATCACTCTGA